Part of the Oerskovia paurometabola genome is shown below.
CCAGAAGGCGCTCGAGGGCATCAAGACGTTCGAGAACTTCCCCGAGTACAACTACGAGGAGATCCTCGCCGCGAAGCCCGACGTGATCCTCAACGGGCTGGGCTACGACGACGAGCTCGTGACCAAGCTTCCGGACATCGCCCCGACGTACAGCTTCAACGGGTTCGACGGCCGTGACTGGCGCGAGAGCTTCGCCGAGGTCGCGAAGGCGTTCGACAAGGTCGCCGAGCACGACGCCTGGACCGCGAAGTACCAGGCCAAGGTCGACGACGTGAAGGCGCGGCTCGCCGCGGCCGGCATCGACCCGGTGGTCGGGCCGGTCGGCTACGGCGACGGCGAGGTCATCGTGTCCTGCTACGGCACGCCGTGCCTCGTCTTCGACGACCTCGGTCTGAGGATCACGCCGCTCGCCGAGGGCGAGGAGGGCACCACGCTCGGCACCGAGCAGCTCGAGCAGCTCGCGGGCATCGACTGGGTCTTCACCTCGACGGCCCCCGACGAGAAGACGGGCGAGCTCACCGACCCGTTCGCCGAGCTCGCGGGCAACGGCCTGTGGGCCGCGCTGCCGTTCGTCACGAACCAGAACGTCGCGGTCCACGACCTCGAGATGGTCTACGGCTCGCCCAGCGGCCAGTACGCGTTCC
Proteins encoded:
- a CDS encoding ABC transporter substrate-binding protein; this encodes MTTRTTRRSARSARSALAAASAATFALLLGACASGTDAGSGSGAGEVETRTVDSAFGETTIPTDPQAALGVYTTDLDMLITLGIPLADSQPIRSQGYTTFPSFFDQKALEGIKTFENFPEYNYEEILAAKPDVILNGLGYDDELVTKLPDIAPTYSFNGFDGRDWRESFAEVAKAFDKVAEHDAWTAKYQAKVDDVKARLAAAGIDPVVGPVGYGDGEVIVSCYGTPCLVFDDLGLRITPLAEGEEGTTLGTEQLEQLAGIDWVFTSTAPDEKTGELTDPFAELAGNGLWAALPFVTNQNVAVHDLEMVYGSPSGQYAFLEVVEKALLP